Sequence from the Sciurus carolinensis chromosome 1, mSciCar1.2, whole genome shotgun sequence genome:
CCATAGTACCTGGAGTCTTAGAAGTAGTCCTATGTTCTGTGATCACAAACATTTTTTGAAGTTATGGGAGAAAGCTATGGAAAAGATAGCATTAGGATCCAGATTTTCTTCAAAACTAGTTTTTTCTTCTAAAGATAACTAATTGCAGCTACTTTGATAATTCTATGGAAGCTTCATTTCAGACCATGATTGTTAACTCCGTGAAGTATTAATAATAGTGATAAATTGAACTGTAGTTTTAGTTTGTCTTTGTATCAAGTgattttcttttgtgatgctgAATAATATATACTAATTGTGTTGCTATCCTTGGTAATggtgtgcttttgttttttaagattgcAGCAAAAATTGGGGGTGATGCTGGTACATCATTAAATTCAAATGACTATGGTTATGGGGGACAAAAAAGACCTTTAGAAGATGGAGGTAAGTTACAGCCATAAGTAATTTTAATTGTTTAGAGAGTATTTAATTGaagttattttcaatattttttcagtattgaGTCACTTGTATTGTAATATGGTTCTTAAAATTGTAAGATTTATATTAGCTTTCAAGAGGTAATGGGGGAAGGGAGACCTAGACAAGGTAGGTAAAATTTGAATCAACCAGAAAGTTTTCTTAGTAGAAAACAAGTTGATTTTCCCTCTTAGGATTGTGCCAGATTGACAGTTCGCACAGACTTCTTgttaattctgaaaacaaaactataaataatttaggaaacactttactgttttttctcatatatgaatgaatttttatatgctgtattttcattatttactaTTTTAGGTTTCATTTTGCAGGTTAAGGTTGCTGTAGTGTGCTACTCCAGTGTGTTTTGTTGCAGGTTATACCATTTTTATGTTACTTTGTGTTTcaggtttaatttttaatgtggatTAAATTAGTGGATTTAcagtgctttctatttttaaaaaataattgttgaaaCTTCTGAACTTAGAAGTCTgcacatatttttttgttttaggtttgatatatataaattttgatacACTTTCTttggccctttttcttttttctttctttcttttttttttttttttttttttttttttttttttttttaaggaggatTCTGACCGAGCCTATGAATGTATTTGTAGCTTTTGACCAGGAGTACTTGGTTTCCTCATATTTAAGTGTCTTTCATATTTATAGTgaggtttttaatatttaaaaaatgagctaaTGATGCTTCAGATGTTGTATgtaatgtattctttttattttatgtgtagaTGGCTCTTGGACAAGTCCGAGCAGTACAACACACTGGGAGGGAATGCCCTCTCCTTTTAAAGgcaggaatttttatttattacctgTGTTTAGTATGTAAACGTGAAATAAACCAGTGGATTCTTAAATGGACACAAATATGTTTTGGATTGTGTCTGAATTTTTGCTGCACAACagtctttattttatgtttaatcaTTTAAGTTTGAAAAGGGGGGAGGAGAATATAGTTCAATCGTCTATAGGTTGTCTGTTGTAAGGTATGCATTGTATTTATCTCTAATGAATTTAGATAAAGGTAGTCATGTAGTTGCCTTGAGTTCTGAAGTTCTACACagtgaaatgttttctctagAGATAACAAAATAGTTTAGATTGAGATTGCCTTGTaatgtgatttgtttttttttttttttgtttgtttttcctttttgactcTAGTTTTGTGGTCACTATCAAATACACTCAACTTTTGATAAGTCAGATTTTGACATTTTGATAGTTCATCCTCCCCGCACCCAGTCTTCAGTTCCTACAGTGGAAGCATCATTAGCCTTTAGCATATGTGGTATTTTGCTAGTAATGGAGATACTTTGTCTTGTATCATTCTAAAGTGTTTTAACATACATTAAAGTCAGTGATTTGAtataatgaaagatttttttttactgtctgtgcatttttttaaacacaaagatAATGAAAgactgtagtttttttttctttagattattGGGAGTAGGTTGAGTTTTGGTTCAAGTAATAAACCATTCTACcagattttcaataaatgtttataacaatatttattcttGGCGGGGGAGCTTTGTCCTTattggcaaaaattaaaagactCTTAATTTTACAGATCAACCAGATGCTAAGAAAGTTGCTCCTCAGAATGActgtaagtatttattttaagCTGGGTTAAAAGTACCTGAATTTTAATATTGAGGACTTGTTCCTACTTTTAGTGGATATTTTTGAAGTTGGTTGATCTTTTAGAATGTGAAGCCTTCTCTTATAAATgtatacctttctttcttttatattccttttaGCAGTCCTTGTGGCTAATATATATAAAgattgattcttattttatttaactatttcttAATCTATGCTTGTATCACTTGAATGAGGAAAATTTTGTGCTTTTTTGCTAATATATTTGTCCTTTCACTGGTTTTCTCATCAATGTTAATGTTGATTTAAATCatctatgtaaaattttattcccTGCAGAATGTTTTTGAATCAGGGAAAGTTTAAAATGTCTGATTTGATTGTtgttaaatatataagtaaacttaaattttgcatttttatttaattttttggtagcTTTTGGAACACAGTTACCACCGATGCATCAGCAACAAAGGTATAGTCAAAagcttttttaaaagtactttgcAAGTGTGAGTTGAACTGTATGTACAAAGACAAATTAATGTCTAATGAATATATGTCAACatagttttttgcttttgtggttCATTTCCCTCCATTGGGAAGATGACACaaaaggacagattttttttttttttcccaagagatTCATTTGAGATATGAGAAAACAGGTGGAACTGGTTACATTTTagtgaattaaaatataagtGAATTAAATTATAAGATGACTTTTTCTGAACTACATCCTAACTCCTTTGCAGTTCATGCCTTTAGACTGTTCAGTTCACCATCTCGTCCTCACTTAATAAGTGTCACCTTATTTAAGATTCTTAATTTAACTACACTACACAAAGAATAAGACTATATTTTGGCCAAAAATATGTGCTTGAATCTTAAATTAAGCCATTAGGAGGCATTAGACTTGATATTTATAGATTAccttttatatataaacatattttctttgaaggaaatttttagttatttttatttcttagcagATCTGTAATGACAGAAGAATACAAAGTTCCAGATGGAATGGTTGGATTCAGTAAGTAACTTAATATACAAAGTTTTGAAAACATAAAGCATACGCTGTAATATTTcagcaaataattttctttctttcttcttttgttctttttttttttttttaaactagtaatTGGCCGAGGAGGTGAACAGATATCACGCATACAACAGGAATCTGGATGCAAAATACAGATAGCTCCTGGTAATGTTATTCTCGGGTATTTTCAAAGTGACTAGAAAAAGTGtatatacttttttaatttgCCTAGTTATAATGATGCAACTTGTTAGTATTTTCTTgacctaaaattttctttgatttttagataGTGGTGGCCTTCCAGAAAGGTCTTGTATGTTAACTGGAACACCTGAATCTGTCCAGTAAGTATGAAAATCTTAAAAGTCTATTTATAGTAATAATCTGAAGACTCTGAACTTTGTCTTTGCTCTTTACTACTGCTTCTACACCATTGTCTTGCTGTCCCCTTCCCtgaaatttaacttttcaaagtttATACCTCACCTTTCTTGTTTAGGGTTTATTAGCTGAGCTATGGAATACAAAAAGTGACTAAAACCAATTTTGTATCTACTACAGGTTCTACTTTGGGACCTGTATCAAAATATATACTACCATGCTGACTGGTGTTATATAAAACTCAACCATTAAGCTCAAGTAGATTTCTCTggttccattcattctttcactctTGTTGTTCAAGGCTCTTTGAAATTATATCAGTTCCCCATTTTCAAATCTTCAGCATCTAACCCCTTGTTTCCCACTGAAGCACATTTCACAACAACATAGAAACAAACGATGAAGAAGTTTTCTACCTCATTTTACCACTTAAACTTACCACACTTCATTTCTACTCTATATGCACAGTCCTCGGATATTGCTTGCCTTTGTATTCTGTGCCTAAGACTAACTCTTCCTACTTAAATAGGATATTATCTCTGCAATTCAACTTTCTTCTGCattagtacttttttttaaaagataatttctaatataatataaacatGTTTGAAAGTCTCTCCATCTTAACAAAAACATCTTTGAAGCCAACGTTGTATTTCTCTACCCAGCAAAGTCCCTTAAAAGAGTTATTGTACTTAGCTTATCATCtacccattttcattttcttttgaactcATTCATTGATTCCAACCATTCTgctgaaatttctttttccaacCTTACAGCCTGCCACCATATCCTTCAGTCTGTCAGCACTGTTTGACAGAGTGGTCCTACTTGAAATACtagatttatttgatttttgaggcACCAACTTACCTAACTGGCcttcttagtttttttaattgttctgctTTAACTTCTAGGCCTTGAAACATGGAAATGCCCCCAAAATTCAGTCCTCATACAATATATTGATGCATACTCAATAGATGACTTCACTTAATCTGTCAAATTCCATGTGATAGGGgttggagttatggctcagtggtagagcccttgcctgtcatgtatgaggcactgggttcaatcctcaggaccccatataaataaataaattaaattttaaaatgatccattgacaactaaaaataaattttttttttaattcatgtgttaaatgaatttataaacCATGAGTTTTACATACTCAAGCATTTTCAGTCTGAATCTCTTTCCTAAATAGACTGAAATACCTAGCTGCTTATCTAGTATCTCCACTTGAATATACCTTAGGTAtgtccaaatttattttattatatttggttAGGAATTGAACCGCGGGCCTCATACAGGCTAAGCATATGCTGTGTCagtgagctacatgcccagtcccaGATACCTCTAACTTTGGATTGTTAAAAAACAGAATTCTTGCCAGGAGTGGtggcctataatcccactgacttgggaAACTGGGACAGAAGGatttcaaatttgaggccagcctcaacaacttagcaagaggcactaaggaatttagcaagaccctgtctcaaaaaacagagGGTTGGGTTGTGACTCAaaggttaagtacctctgggttcaatctctggtaccaaaaaaactcGATATCCaagagtttgttgttgttgttttttaaatactggggattagcccaggggtgctttactactaattcacatctccagcccttttgttttttgaaacagagcctcactaagttgctgaggctggctttgtaatcccgagttgctggaatttcagttgtgtgccaccatgtccagctctccaaattgatttttttatttcattcatgtcaTGTTATTGTATGGCCACTCTTGAATCTTTCATGATTTATTCAGAATCCATCCTCTTTCTTGCAGTCATCTATGCACTACCACTCTGGTGCCATTTGCCTACCTATGCTACACCATGTCTTCATTCTTAAGGcctcctttttctgttttgtatgaAATAGTACCATTGCATGTGTACACATATGCTTACATTCTCTTTTTCctgctttgattttctttatagCAACCAACAAATGATGTTATTAAtttgatatatgttattttatGGATTTAATGTAGTTAAGCCAAATATAAGTGAACAAaattatggttttaaaatgtaaatgggcTGGGGTATAACTCAACTTAGAGCTTCTGCTTCATTATACCTTAGGCctttggtttaatccccaggaccaaagaaaattaaattttggggGGAATTAACTAAATTCTGAGAGAAcacttattgaaaaattttgggCTGCTCTcgaaaataaaaattgcatatttaTAAGATTTATTACTTTgtggtgacccacacctgtaattccaggtacaCAGACAACGTAGaaagaaagattgcaagttcatagCCAGACTTGGCACCTTAATAAAACCTTTCTTCAAAAAAAGCAAGGTGGATGTAGCTCAGGAATAGTCTTACCCAggtgaaggaagaaaacaaagaaacaagatttTATTACCAAGTCTCAGTCTTGGATCTTTGGCAGTTTTTATAACTAAAAGCATagttaaataactttaaataccTATTAGAGTAGGATTACTTGACAATATTATCTCTGTCTTTGGGCACGCCAACTTCATTATTTGAATATGAATTTAACAGATCAGCAAAACGGTTACTGGATCAGATTGTTGAAAAAGGAAGACCAGCTCCCGGATTTCATCATGGCGATGGTCCCGGAAATGCAGTTCAAGAAATCATGATTCCAGCTAGCAAGGCAGGATTAGTTATTGGAAAGGGAGGAGAGACTATTAAACAACTTCAGGTATGATCAATTGTAAAATGTGAAAGCTTTTAATCTATCTtgaagccatttttttttcctttccccttttattAATTCATgggatttttatgattttaacagGAACGGGCTGGAGTTAAAATGGTTATGATTCAAGATGGGCCTCAGAACACTGGTGCTGATAAACCACTTAGGATTACAGGCGACCCATACAAAGTTCAAGTAAACTTCACTTTATCCTTCATAAGGGGGTTGGATGGGTTTAGGCAAAACATgcacaaataattaaaatgttttaagacctgctttttaaattgatttttttccccctaccttAGCAAGCCAAGGAAATGGTGTTAGAGTTAATTCGTGATCAAGGTGGTTTCAGAGAAGTTCGAAATGAATACGGATCAAGAATAGGAGGAAATGAAGGGATTGATGTAAGTGAAGACACCCAATCAGAAATGATTGTATGCTAATCCATAAATACAAATGGTGTTTTTCCTGTTGGGGGTTAGATGACTTACTTTAATGGTGTatccattttttactttatacttCACCAGAgtatgttttgtttcttgttattCTATTTGATATATACATAGCATATATCCTTTTATGATTTGATGCAGattaatttgggggaaatttttttttttaatacttagtCTTCTTTGCATAAGGTTCCCATCCCAAGATTTGCTGTTGGTATTGTAAtaggaagaaatggagagatgatcaaaaaaatacagaatgatgCTGGTGTTCGAATCCAGTTTAAGCCAGGTGAGTACATATATTTAATCTTCTAAGTATTGGTAGCACATTTAATTGATGTTATacacatttaatgtttaatttcaatTTGTTTCAAAGATGATGGAACAACACCTGATAGAATAGCACAAATAACAGGACCGCCAGACCGATGTCAACATGCTGCAGAAATTATTACAGACCTTCTTCGAAGTGTTCAGGTTTGATAGAAATATTTCGTCATTGGAGAagtatttttcttcatatctAAAAGTACCCCTTATATTTTATATCACAGTCTGCTTGATATTACTTAATTAATCACTGGAAAATGTAAACTGCTTTAATGGAGTAACCTCTTGGAGCAAGAAGAATTGCTACATAAGTGCCCTCTCTTATTCACCCACCCCAATATCATAAAATAATGGAagttattatttatgatttttgtcaAGTTATTTCTGAAGTTATCTCTAAATTTTTGGTTTAGTAATAGAGTTGGGAAATTTTGTCATAGAAAGAAGTGTTCATTTCTATACTGACTTCTTATCTTTTCCCTCCTTAGGCTGGTAATCCTGGTGGACCTGGACCTGGTGGTCGAGGAAGAGGTAGAGGTCAAGGCAACTGGAACATGGGACCACCTGGTGGACTgcaggagtttaatttcattgtgccAACTGGGAAGACTGGATTAATAATAGGAAAAGgcaatgtatttaaaaatttttaatatttaacacGACTTAGTTTTTCTGGATACTGTTTCTGATGCTGTTGTAAACAGCTGGCAATGATTTTTCTCTTAGGCTGTATTTTAATAGAAGAGTATTTATGTTAACATAATAACTGAAACAAATGAAGTATCTTATGTGTACTTACAGAAAAGAGTGGGGTTTGAATTTGTTGACTCCTAGAGAGAGGAGAACCGAGAATTGATGAGTGTAAGAAACTTGACTCAAAAAGTGATTTGAAtgggtttctttgtttcttggttCATTTTGCCTTTACctgaattacatattttttaaaaaaatatgtttagaaatgtatttttttttttttgcattgtttaaAACAACATATTCAAACCAATAATTTGGTAAGTTATAATACATATTAAGTTGTATATGATTTTAAGTGAACTTTAATACAGTTTAGAAACATGAGATGCTTCATGTAACTGAAatgtagaataaatgaaaatccTACTAGAATATTGTCAAGATAGGGTAGTGGCCAAAAAATTTTTTATGACCTATTTGTgaccattttcttttaaatagtgtGTCTTATATCCTTTGAACCTTTAGGGAAATTACTGTCTTTTGACTTTAGGAGGTGAAACCATAAAAAGCATAAGCCAACAGTCTGGTGCAAGAATAGAACTTCAGAGAAATCCTCCACCTAATGCAGACCctaatatgaaattatttacaaTTCGTGG
This genomic interval carries:
- the Fubp1 gene encoding far upstream element-binding protein 1 isoform X7; amino-acid sequence: MADYSTVPPPSSGSAGGGGGGGGGGGVNDAFKDALQRARQIAAKIGGDAGTSLNSNDYGYGGQKRPLEDGDQPDAKKVAPQNDSFGTQLPPMHQQQSRSVMTEEYKVPDGMVGFIIGRGGEQISRIQQESGCKIQIAPDSGGLPERSCMLTGTPESVQSAKRLLDQIVEKGRPAPGFHHGDGPGNAVQEIMIPASKAGLVIGKGGETIKQLQERAGVKMVMIQDGPQNTGADKPLRITGDPYKVQQAKEMVLELIRDQGGFREVRNEYGSRIGGNEGIDVPIPRFAVGIVIGRNGEMIKKIQNDAGVRIQFKPDDGTTPDRIAQITGPPDRCQHAAEIITDLLRSVQAGNPGGPGPGGRGRGRGQGNWNMGPPGGLQEFNFIVPTGKTGLIIGKGGETIKSISQQSGARIELQRNPPPNADPNMKLFTIRGTPQQIDYARQLIEEKIGGPVNPLGPPVPHGPHGVPGPHGPPGPPGPGTPMGPYNPAPYNPGPPGPAPHGPPAPYAPQGWGNAYPHWQQQAPPDPAKAGTDPNSAAWAAYYAHYYQQQAQPPPAAPAGAPTTTQTNGQGNYGDQQNPAPAGQVDYTKAWEEYYKKMGQQGQTQDYSKAWEEYYKKQGQAVPAPTGAPPGGQPDYSAAWAEYYRQQAAYYAQTSPQGMPQHPPAPQGQ
- the Fubp1 gene encoding far upstream element-binding protein 1 isoform X5, whose translation is MADYSTVPPPSSGSAGGGGGGGGGGGVNDAFKDALQRARQIAAKIGGDAGTSLNSNDYGYGGQKRPLEDGDGSWTSPSSTTHWEGMPSPFKDQPDAKKVAPQNDSFGTQLPPMHQQQSRSVMTEEYKVPDGMVGFIIGRGGEQISRIQQESGCKIQIAPDSGGLPERSCMLTGTPESVQSAKRLLDQIVEKGRPAPGFHHGDGPGNAVQEIMIPASKAGLVIGKGGETIKQLQERAGVKMVMIQDGPQNTGADKPLRITGDPYKVQQAKEMVLELIRDQGGFREVRNEYGSRIGGNEGIDVPIPRFAVGIVIGRNGEMIKKIQNDAGVRIQFKPDDGTTPDRIAQITGPPDRCQHAAEIITDLLRSVQAGNPGGPGPGGRGRGRGQGNWNMGPPGGLQEFNFIVPTGKTGLIIGKGGETIKSISQQSGARIELQRNPPPNADPNMKLFTIRGTPQQIDYARQLIEEKIGGPVNPLGPPVPHGPHGVPGPHGPPGPPGPGTPMGPYNPAPYNPGPPGPAPHGPPAPYAPQGWGNAYPHWQQQAPPDPAKAGTDPNSAAWAAYYAHYYQQQAQPPPAAPAGAPTTTQTNGQGNYGDQQNPAPAGQVDYTKAWEEYYKKMGQAVPAPTGAPPGGQPDYSAAWAEYYRQQAAYYAQTSPQGMPQHPPAPQGQ
- the Fubp1 gene encoding far upstream element-binding protein 1 isoform X11, producing the protein MADYSTVPPPSSGSAGGGGGGGGGGGVNDAFKDALQRARQIAAKIGGDAGTSLNSNDYGYGGQKRPLEDGDQPDAKKVAPQNDSFGTQLPPMHQQQSRSVMTEEYKVPDGMVGFIIGRGGEQISRIQQESGCKIQIAPDSGGLPERSCMLTGTPESVQSAKRLLDQIVEKGRPAPGFHHGDGPGNAVQEIMIPASKAGLVIGKGGETIKQLQERAGVKMVMIQDGPQNTGADKPLRITGDPYKVQQAKEMVLELIRDQGGFREVRNEYGSRIGGNEGIDVPIPRFAVGIVIGRNGEMIKKIQNDAGVRIQFKPDDGTTPDRIAQITGPPDRCQHAAEIITDLLRSVQAGNPGGPGPGGRGRGRGQGNWNMGPPGGLQEFNFIVPTGKTGLIIGKGGETIKSISQQSGARIELQRNPPPNADPNMKLFTIRGTPQQIDYARQLIEEKIGGPVNPLGPPVPHGPHGVPGPHGPPGPPGPGTPMGPYNPAPYNPGPPGPAPHGPPAPYAPQGWGNAYPHWQQQAPPDPAKAGTDPNSAAWAAYYAHYYQQQAQPPPAAPAGAPTTTQTNGQGNYGDQQNPAPAGQVDYTKAWEEYYKKMGQAVPAPTGAPPGGQPDYSAAWAEYYRQQAAYYAQTSPQGMPQHPPAPQGQ
- the Fubp1 gene encoding far upstream element-binding protein 1 isoform X10, encoding MADYSTVPPPSSGSAGGGGGGGGGGGVNDAFKDALQRARQIAAKIGGDAGTSLNSNDYGYGGQKRPLEDGDGSWTSPSSTTHWEGMPSPFKDQPDAKKVAPQNDSFGTQLPPMHQQQRSVMTEEYKVPDGMVGFIIGRGGEQISRIQQESGCKIQIAPDSGGLPERSCMLTGTPESVQSAKRLLDQIVEKGRPAPGFHHGDGPGNAVQEIMIPASKAGLVIGKGGETIKQLQERAGVKMVMIQDGPQNTGADKPLRITGDPYKVQQAKEMVLELIRDQGGFREVRNEYGSRIGGNEGIDVPIPRFAVGIVIGRNGEMIKKIQNDAGVRIQFKPDDGTTPDRIAQITGPPDRCQHAAEIITDLLRSVQAGNPGGPGPGGRGRGRGQGNWNMGPPGGLQEFNFIVPTGKTGLIIGKGGETIKSISQQSGARIELQRNPPPNADPNMKLFTIRGTPQQIDYARQLIEEKIGGPVNPLGPPVPHGPHGVPGPHGPPGPPGPGTPMGPYNPAPYNPGPPGPAPHGPPAPYAPQGWGNAYPHWQQQAPPDPAKAGTDPNSAAWAAYYAHYYQQQAQPPPAAPAGAPTTTQTNGQGDQQNPAPAGQVDYTKAWEEYYKKMGQAVPAPTGAPPGGQPDYSAAWAEYYRQQAAYYAQTSPQGMPQHPPAPQGQ
- the Fubp1 gene encoding far upstream element-binding protein 1 isoform X4; translated protein: MADYSTVPPPSSGSAGGGGGGGGGGGVNDAFKDALQRARQIAAKIGGDAGTSLNSNDYGYGGQKRPLEDGDGSWTSPSSTTHWEGMPSPFKDQPDAKKVAPQNDSFGTQLPPMHQQQSRSVMTEEYKVPDGMVGFIIGRGGEQISRIQQESGCKIQIAPDSGGLPERSCMLTGTPESVQSAKRLLDQIVEKGRPAPGFHHGDGPGNAVQEIMIPASKAGLVIGKGGETIKQLQERAGVKMVMIQDGPQNTGADKPLRITGDPYKVQQAKEMVLELIRDQGGFREVRNEYGSRIGGNEGIDVPIPRFAVGIVIGRNGEMIKKIQNDAGVRIQFKPDDGTTPDRIAQITGPPDRCQHAAEIITDLLRSVQAGNPGGPGPGGRGRGRGQGNWNMGPPGGLQEFNFIVPTGKTGLIIGKGGETIKSISQQSGARIELQRNPPPNADPNMKLFTIRGTPQQIDYARQLIEEKIGGPVNPLGPPVPHGPHGVPGPHGPPGPPGPGTPMGPYNPAPYNPGPPGPAPHGPPAPYAPQGWGNAYPHWQQQAPPDPAKAGTDPNSAAWAAYYAHYYQQQAQPPPAAPAGAPTTTQTNGQGDQQNPAPAGQVDYTKAWEEYYKKMGQQGQTQDYSKAWEEYYKKQGQAVPAPTGAPPGGQPDYSAAWAEYYRQQAAYYAQTSPQGMPQHPPAPQGQ